Proteins encoded by one window of Microbacterium testaceum:
- a CDS encoding LacI family DNA-binding transcriptional regulator, whose product MSGIADVARLAGVSKSTASRALTGGGYVSDLTRQRVTDAAASLGYVPSTSAVSLATGRTRTIALIVPKVNRWYFGSIVEGVERTLIPLGYDVTLYVAEPGSNDRESLYSTYLARKRFDGIIAVALEPDDADLERLANIGKPVVSIGNALSGVPTLGLDNIAITRIITQHLIALGHTDIAFVGSTPRSDAPAKDVDERSIGYRNAMNDHDLAVRIRSVPSTLTITDAYAAAASFLADAASRPTGVVAACDEVAIGVIIAARRMGISVPTELSVVGIDGHDYAEMFSLTTIEQFPQAQGVEATRLLLSMIEGTGEPAWRTEAETRLVVRASTAPPRVS is encoded by the coding sequence ATGAGCGGAATCGCCGATGTGGCACGCCTGGCCGGCGTGTCCAAGTCGACGGCAAGCCGCGCTCTCACGGGCGGCGGCTACGTCTCCGACCTCACTCGCCAACGCGTCACCGACGCCGCGGCATCCCTCGGCTATGTGCCATCGACGAGCGCGGTGAGCCTCGCGACGGGGCGCACCCGCACGATCGCCCTGATCGTGCCGAAGGTGAACCGCTGGTACTTCGGCTCCATCGTCGAAGGGGTCGAACGCACCCTCATCCCCCTCGGCTACGACGTCACGCTCTACGTGGCCGAGCCGGGGTCCAACGACCGCGAGAGCCTGTACTCCACGTACCTGGCCCGCAAACGGTTCGACGGCATCATCGCCGTCGCCCTCGAGCCGGACGACGCCGACCTCGAACGCCTCGCGAACATCGGCAAGCCGGTGGTGAGCATCGGCAACGCCCTCAGCGGTGTGCCCACCCTCGGTCTCGACAACATCGCGATCACGCGCATCATCACGCAGCACCTCATCGCACTCGGACACACCGACATCGCCTTCGTCGGCAGCACCCCCCGCAGTGACGCCCCCGCGAAAGACGTGGACGAGCGCTCGATCGGGTATCGGAACGCGATGAACGATCACGATCTGGCCGTGCGCATCCGCAGCGTGCCCTCCACCCTGACGATCACCGACGCGTACGCGGCCGCCGCCTCGTTCCTGGCCGACGCGGCCTCGCGTCCCACCGGCGTGGTCGCCGCGTGCGACGAGGTCGCGATCGGCGTGATTATCGCCGCGCGGCGGATGGGCATCTCGGTCCCCACCGAGCTCAGCGTCGTCGGAATCGACGGACACGACTACGCCGAGATGTTCTCCCTCACCACGATCGAGCAGTTCCCGCAGGCGCAGGGTGTCGAGGCGACCCGCCTGCTCCTGTCGATGATCGAGGGGACCGGCGAACCGGCATGGCGGACCGAAGCCGAGACCCGGCTCGTCGTCCGCGCCTCCACCGCTCCCCCGCGCGTGTCCTGA
- a CDS encoding ABC transporter substrate-binding protein — MGMSQRYRLLAPVGLLAVGAIALAGCAEGDSGGTSGSGGETTVRISGGITGSEADLLNQSFDQFTKDTGIKVVYTGDKSFEGNIVTKVTGGDAPDIAIVPQPGLLKTLIGTGDVKKASDTVSSNVDQYWGEDWKSYGSEDGTFYAAPMLANLKGYVWYSPAKFKEWGVEVPKTLDQLMTLTATIQQKTGAAPWCAGFASGDASGWPGTDWIEDMVLRQSGPDVYDQWVANEVKFTDAPIKEAFEATGKILLNPSYVNAGFGDVKSINSVAFADVAAKVADGSCPMTHQASFLSSNFLTVKNASGGDVKVAPDGDVYAFLLPGVTEGKLAVEGGGEFVTTFSDDANVQKVAEFMSTPDFANARVKLGGVISANKGADPSLASSEFLQEAMKVVQDPNTTLRFDASDLMPATVGSGSFWKGMVSWIDGTPTDQVLSDIQAGYNN; from the coding sequence ATGGGTATGTCACAGCGGTATCGCCTGCTGGCGCCCGTCGGGCTGTTGGCGGTCGGTGCGATCGCTCTCGCGGGTTGCGCCGAAGGCGACAGCGGCGGCACGAGCGGTTCCGGAGGCGAGACGACCGTCCGCATCTCCGGCGGCATCACCGGTAGCGAGGCCGACCTGCTGAACCAGTCGTTCGACCAGTTCACCAAGGACACCGGCATCAAGGTCGTCTACACCGGCGACAAGAGCTTCGAGGGCAACATCGTCACCAAGGTGACCGGTGGCGACGCCCCCGACATCGCGATCGTCCCCCAGCCGGGTCTGCTCAAGACCCTCATCGGCACGGGCGACGTGAAGAAGGCGTCCGACACCGTGTCGTCGAACGTCGACCAGTACTGGGGCGAGGACTGGAAGTCCTACGGCAGCGAAGACGGAACGTTCTACGCCGCACCCATGCTCGCCAACCTCAAGGGCTACGTCTGGTACTCGCCGGCGAAGTTCAAGGAGTGGGGCGTCGAGGTTCCCAAGACGCTCGACCAGCTGATGACCCTCACGGCGACCATCCAGCAGAAGACCGGCGCCGCTCCGTGGTGCGCGGGCTTCGCCTCGGGGGACGCCTCGGGCTGGCCCGGCACCGACTGGATCGAGGACATGGTCCTGCGTCAGTCCGGCCCCGACGTCTACGACCAGTGGGTCGCCAACGAGGTCAAGTTCACCGACGCGCCGATCAAGGAGGCCTTCGAGGCCACCGGCAAGATCCTCCTGAACCCGTCGTACGTCAACGCCGGCTTCGGTGACGTCAAGAGCATCAACTCGGTCGCCTTCGCCGACGTGGCCGCCAAGGTCGCCGACGGCAGCTGCCCGATGACCCACCAGGCGTCGTTCCTGTCGTCCAACTTCCTCACGGTCAAGAACGCCTCGGGCGGCGACGTCAAGGTCGCACCCGATGGTGACGTCTACGCCTTCCTGCTCCCCGGCGTGACCGAGGGCAAGCTGGCGGTCGAGGGTGGCGGCGAGTTCGTCACCACGTTCTCGGACGACGCGAACGTCCAGAAGGTCGCCGAATTCATGTCGACCCCCGACTTCGCCAACGCCCGCGTCAAGCTCGGCGGCGTGATCTCGGCCAACAAGGGCGCCGACCCCTCGCTCGCCTCGAGCGAGTTCCTGCAGGAGGCCATGAAGGTCGTCCAGGACCCGAACACCACGCTGCGTTTCGACGCCTCGGACCTCATGCCGGCGACCGTCGGCTCGGGCTCGTTCTGGAAGGGCATGGTCAGCTGGATCGACGGTACGCCGACCGACCAGGTGCTGAGCGACATTCAGGCCGGTTATAACAACTAA
- a CDS encoding carbohydrate ABC transporter permease yields the protein MTDIKNAEKAPTASPPPGGRAERQTRGSGARNRTTMLVVLVGLILAVALFLFMVTRAPADTKPTTIGFSLNSFFIWLGGLSPLVQIPLVVVAFGAVVGLLLLLIEYAPRSGKGYFWLRLIACFGIPVLAFMLLRPYQNAVIYVLGIAILLGAILFYADYRSRQGAGYLFQLILFAAPASILLLLGLVYPAITTFFQSFFDKTGDNFVGLENYIWTFTNPEGFWSVINTLIWVLLAPTIATAIGLAYAVFIDRAAGEKYLKVLIFMPFAISFVGAGIIWKFVYDFRQGDQIGVLNAIVTAFGGQPVSWLAASPLINTLLLVVVFIWSQTGLAMVILSAAIKAVPPEQNEAAELDGASAWERFINVTVPGIRSSLIVVLTTIAIGALKIYDIVAVMTGGRNDSTVLAFEMVNQQQRFQSYGHSAALAVVLFIFVLPLIIFNVRQIRKQREVR from the coding sequence ATGACCGATATCAAGAACGCGGAGAAGGCGCCGACGGCGTCACCTCCGCCGGGCGGACGAGCCGAGCGGCAGACGCGCGGCTCCGGCGCACGCAATCGGACCACCATGCTCGTGGTCCTCGTAGGGCTCATCCTCGCGGTGGCGCTCTTCCTCTTCATGGTGACGCGGGCCCCCGCCGACACCAAGCCGACCACCATCGGCTTCAGCCTCAACAGCTTCTTCATCTGGCTCGGTGGCCTCAGCCCCCTCGTTCAGATCCCGCTCGTCGTCGTCGCGTTCGGCGCGGTCGTCGGGCTCCTGCTGCTGCTCATCGAGTACGCGCCCCGCTCCGGCAAGGGCTACTTCTGGCTGCGGCTCATCGCCTGCTTCGGCATCCCGGTGCTCGCTTTCATGCTGCTGCGCCCGTACCAGAACGCCGTCATCTACGTCCTCGGCATCGCGATCCTCCTCGGCGCGATCCTCTTCTACGCCGACTACCGCTCGCGCCAGGGTGCGGGCTACCTGTTCCAGCTGATCCTGTTCGCGGCCCCCGCCTCGATCCTGCTGCTGCTCGGCCTGGTCTACCCGGCGATCACCACCTTCTTCCAGTCGTTCTTCGACAAGACCGGTGACAACTTCGTCGGTCTCGAGAACTACATCTGGACCTTCACGAACCCCGAGGGCTTCTGGTCTGTCATCAACACCCTCATCTGGGTGCTGCTGGCTCCCACCATCGCCACCGCGATCGGACTGGCATACGCGGTCTTCATCGACCGCGCGGCGGGCGAGAAGTACTTGAAGGTGCTCATCTTCATGCCCTTCGCGATCTCGTTCGTCGGGGCCGGCATCATCTGGAAGTTCGTCTACGACTTCCGCCAGGGCGACCAGATCGGTGTCTTGAACGCGATCGTCACGGCCTTCGGCGGTCAGCCGGTCTCGTGGCTGGCAGCGTCGCCCCTGATCAACACCCTCCTGCTCGTCGTCGTCTTCATCTGGAGCCAGACGGGCCTGGCGATGGTCATCCTCTCGGCCGCCATCAAGGCGGTTCCGCCGGAGCAGAACGAAGCCGCCGAGCTCGACGGGGCGAGCGCCTGGGAGCGTTTCATCAACGTCACCGTCCCCGGCATCCGCTCCTCGCTGATCGTCGTGCTGACCACCATCGCCATCGGCGCCCTGAAGATCTACGACATCGTCGCCGTCATGACCGGTGGGCGTAACGACTCGACCGTCCTCGCCTTCGAGATGGTCAATCAGCAGCAGCGTTTCCAGAGCTACGGGCACTCCGCAGCGCTGGCCGTGGTGCTGTTCATCTTCGTGCTGCCGCTGATCATCTTCAACGTGCGCCAGATCCGGAAGCAGAGGGAAGTGCGATGA
- a CDS encoding carbohydrate ABC transporter permease: MTTSTVVIEPTTDTRSARQVARDTRKHEAMARKRLTSKGATIAAVVIAFFWTIPTFGLFVTSFRPGSDTQSSGWWTVFTDPSFTLENYRLALTSGGTALTLAQSFLNSLAITIPVVLFALAVASLIAYAFAWIDFKGRNFFFIFIFALQIVPLQMALVPLLSLFSRGLTINEVTIFPGFDLRGVEHSFATVWIAHVIFAMPLAIFLLHNFIAEIPAEVIEAARVDGAGHGQIFFRLILPLAAPALASFAVLEFIWVWNDLLVATIFAPSSSLPLTQSLNSLSGTWGDQWFLQSAGTFISILVPLIVFFLLQRFFVRGLLAGATKG, from the coding sequence ATGACCACCTCGACCGTGGTGATCGAACCCACCACCGACACCCGCTCCGCCCGCCAGGTGGCACGCGACACGCGCAAGCACGAGGCGATGGCGCGCAAGCGCCTCACCTCGAAGGGCGCGACGATCGCGGCCGTCGTGATCGCCTTCTTCTGGACGATCCCGACCTTCGGCCTCTTCGTCACCTCGTTCCGTCCGGGTTCCGACACCCAGTCGTCGGGGTGGTGGACGGTGTTCACCGACCCGTCGTTCACCCTGGAGAACTACCGGCTCGCGCTGACCTCGGGAGGGACGGCGCTCACGCTCGCGCAGTCGTTCCTGAACTCGTTGGCGATCACGATCCCGGTGGTGTTGTTCGCCCTCGCGGTCGCGTCGCTCATCGCGTACGCGTTCGCGTGGATCGATTTCAAGGGCCGCAACTTCTTCTTCATCTTCATCTTCGCGCTGCAGATCGTGCCGCTGCAGATGGCCCTCGTGCCCCTGCTGAGCCTGTTCTCGCGTGGACTGACGATCAACGAGGTCACGATCTTCCCGGGCTTCGACCTGCGCGGCGTGGAGCACAGCTTCGCGACCGTGTGGATCGCGCACGTGATCTTCGCGATGCCGCTGGCCATCTTCCTGCTGCACAACTTCATCGCGGAGATCCCGGCCGAGGTCATCGAGGCCGCTCGTGTCGACGGGGCCGGTCACGGACAGATCTTCTTCCGCCTGATCCTGCCGCTCGCGGCCCCCGCGCTCGCCTCGTTCGCGGTGCTCGAGTTCATCTGGGTGTGGAACGACCTGCTGGTGGCGACGATCTTCGCGCCATCGTCATCGTTGCCGTTGACCCAATCGCTCAACTCGCTGTCGGGCACCTGGGGCGACCAGTGGTTCCTCCAGTCGGCGGGAACGTTCATCTCGATCCTGGTTCCGCTGATCGTGTTCTTCCTCCTGCAGCGCTTCTTCGTGCGCGGCCTGCTGGCGGGTGCCACGAAGGGCTGA
- a CDS encoding DUF305 domain-containing protein: MSDDAPVARPAVRWVVVALVAVAVIAVAFAIGRFTAFGATAAPAHPGENSAEAGFARDMQVHHTQAVLMAMEIYRKTDDDELRTLSYDIATAQSGQRGEMYGWLVQWGLPQSSSQPLMTWMEKSGEHSHGDTAALTQEQLLSEMGMATDAQLDELRSDQGRPADCLFLELMIRHHQGAIPMAQAVIELGSDARVREVAGAIVTGQSAELDAMRDIQSRLSCSA; encoded by the coding sequence ATGAGCGACGACGCCCCAGTCGCGCGTCCCGCGGTCCGCTGGGTCGTCGTCGCCCTCGTCGCGGTCGCCGTGATCGCCGTCGCCTTCGCGATCGGACGCTTCACGGCGTTCGGCGCGACGGCGGCGCCCGCGCACCCGGGCGAGAACTCGGCCGAAGCCGGCTTCGCCCGCGACATGCAGGTGCACCACACGCAGGCCGTGCTCATGGCGATGGAGATCTACCGCAAGACCGACGACGACGAGCTCCGCACGCTCTCGTACGACATCGCCACCGCCCAATCGGGCCAGCGCGGCGAGATGTACGGATGGCTCGTGCAGTGGGGCCTCCCCCAGTCCTCGAGCCAGCCGCTCATGACGTGGATGGAGAAGTCCGGCGAGCACAGCCACGGAGACACCGCGGCGCTCACGCAGGAGCAGCTGCTCTCCGAGATGGGCATGGCCACCGACGCCCAGCTCGACGAGTTGCGCAGCGATCAGGGGCGCCCCGCGGACTGCCTGTTCCTCGAGCTGATGATCCGCCACCACCAGGGCGCCATCCCCATGGCTCAGGCCGTCATCGAGCTCGGCTCCGACGCGCGTGTGAGAGAGGTCGCCGGCGCGATCGTGACCGGCCAGTCGGCCGAGCTCGACGCCATGCGCGACATCCAGTCGCGCCTGTCCTGCAGCGCCTGA
- a CDS encoding DUF3105 domain-containing protein, translated as MTSPSDKRASGNPAKQAQIDLTVKQQREQKRQEKLAEYQKQVAKRKRGKLVWWVVGSTAAVAVIGLVIASFAFAPAPPTSYQAGNSTGREISGVETFQNRSDHVQGAVTYEQNPPAGGPHNPIWLNCGVYTQPQQNENAVHSMEHGAVWITYDPARVDQAGIDALKAVMPSSYALLSPYPDMDTPIAVSAWNHQLTLDDPNDPRIAEFFTEYWRSQNAPEPNAACSGAIDGPGKA; from the coding sequence ATGACCTCCCCCTCCGACAAACGAGCCAGTGGCAACCCGGCCAAGCAGGCCCAGATCGACCTCACGGTCAAGCAGCAGCGTGAGCAGAAGCGCCAGGAGAAGCTGGCCGAGTACCAGAAGCAGGTCGCGAAGCGTAAGCGCGGCAAGCTTGTGTGGTGGGTCGTGGGTTCCACGGCCGCCGTCGCGGTGATCGGCCTCGTCATCGCCTCGTTCGCCTTCGCCCCCGCTCCCCCCACGAGCTACCAGGCCGGCAACAGCACCGGCCGCGAGATCAGCGGCGTCGAGACGTTCCAGAACCGCTCCGACCACGTGCAGGGCGCGGTGACGTACGAGCAGAACCCGCCCGCCGGCGGACCGCACAACCCGATCTGGCTCAACTGCGGCGTCTACACGCAGCCCCAGCAGAACGAGAACGCGGTGCACTCGATGGAGCACGGCGCCGTGTGGATCACCTACGACCCCGCGCGGGTCGACCAGGCCGGCATCGACGCCCTCAAGGCGGTCATGCCCTCGAGCTACGCCCTGCTCTCGCCCTACCCCGACATGGACACCCCCATCGCGGTGAGCGCGTGGAACCACCAGCTCACACTCGACGACCCGAACGACCCGCGCATCGCGGAGTTCTTCACGGAGTACTGGCGCAGCCAGAACGCCCCCGAGCCGAACGCCGCGTGCTCGGGCGCCATCGACGGTCCGGGCAAGGCCTGA
- a CDS encoding multidrug effflux MFS transporter translates to MLDTASHPVIPSSSRPPQTNTGAIRAIGKNPATAPIVLHPGDAIPASRRFLYILVLGALTALGPFTIDLYLPAFPVLEADFQTTAAAIQLTLTGTMIGFALGQLIVGPLSDKVGRRLPLLSVTALHVAASIFAASAPTLETLSIARVLMGAGAAAGGVVAAAIIRDLFGGRRLVVMLSRMAMVSGVAPVLAPLAGSALLLVMNWRGIFVVLAVYGAVMLVSAILFVPETLPPARRGGPGATTVWQRYASVFRDRVFIGVLIIGAMTFSGLFSYLSASSFLFQVTYQFSAQGYGVLFAANSIGVVVGVQVASRLAARFGPQWVLAVSTAVLVLAGGAIVLTDQLGLGLWGTIVPLFFFMTACGFTFPCAQVLALDRHGKAAGTAQSIIGAANFGVAGIISPLVGLLATGSGITATTMASVMLGCALIGVLSLWILVRPRTVERLAP, encoded by the coding sequence GTGCTCGATACTGCCTCCCACCCCGTCATCCCCTCGTCGTCCCGCCCCCCGCAGACGAACACCGGCGCGATCCGCGCGATCGGCAAGAACCCCGCCACGGCGCCGATCGTGCTGCACCCGGGCGACGCCATCCCGGCATCGCGGCGCTTCCTGTACATCCTGGTGCTCGGCGCGCTCACCGCTCTGGGCCCGTTCACGATCGACCTGTACCTGCCCGCGTTCCCCGTGCTCGAGGCCGACTTCCAGACGACGGCGGCCGCGATCCAGCTCACGCTGACCGGCACGATGATCGGCTTCGCGCTGGGGCAGCTCATCGTGGGACCGCTCAGCGACAAGGTCGGCCGCCGCCTGCCGTTGCTCTCGGTCACGGCGCTGCACGTGGCCGCGAGCATCTTCGCGGCCTCGGCGCCCACTCTCGAGACCCTCTCGATCGCCCGCGTGCTGATGGGCGCGGGCGCGGCCGCCGGTGGAGTCGTTGCCGCCGCGATCATCCGCGACCTGTTCGGTGGCCGCCGCCTCGTGGTCATGCTGTCGCGCATGGCGATGGTGTCGGGGGTGGCGCCCGTGCTCGCACCGCTCGCCGGCTCGGCCCTTCTGCTCGTCATGAACTGGCGCGGCATCTTCGTGGTGCTGGCCGTGTACGGCGCCGTCATGCTCGTCTCGGCGATCCTGTTCGTGCCCGAGACGCTCCCTCCCGCCCGCCGCGGGGGTCCCGGCGCCACCACCGTTTGGCAGCGCTACGCGAGCGTCTTCCGCGACCGCGTCTTCATCGGCGTGCTCATCATCGGTGCGATGACCTTCAGCGGGCTGTTCTCGTACCTGTCGGCATCCTCGTTCCTCTTCCAGGTGACCTATCAGTTCAGCGCGCAGGGATACGGCGTACTGTTCGCGGCCAACTCGATCGGCGTCGTCGTGGGTGTGCAGGTGGCGTCGCGCCTCGCCGCCCGCTTCGGGCCGCAGTGGGTGCTCGCCGTGTCGACGGCGGTCCTCGTGCTCGCCGGCGGCGCGATCGTGCTGACCGACCAGCTCGGCCTCGGGCTGTGGGGAACCATCGTGCCCCTGTTCTTCTTCATGACCGCGTGCGGTTTCACCTTCCCGTGCGCTCAGGTGCTCGCGCTCGATCGCCACGGCAAGGCCGCGGGGACCGCGCAGTCGATCATCGGCGCGGCGAACTTCGGTGTGGCCGGCATCATCTCTCCGCTGGTGGGTCTGCTCGCCACCGGTTCGGGCATCACGGCCACGACCATGGCCTCGGTGATGCTGGGATGCGCCCTCATCGGCGTGCTGTCGCTGTGGATCCTGGTGCGTCCGCGCACGGTCGAGCGTCTCGCGCCCTGA
- a CDS encoding phosphatase PAP2 family protein codes for MDASAIDDVLDTRPQRFRATVGVVLIALACALGAWVFFRGPSPFAIDVWWNQLFASTPSQPLLVFAIAMDAVGGHLTAVLIVPVLGALALYLSRRRWSALYFLTASVGSALLVQVVKHTFGRARPEDILIVSDYGSFPSGHTANAATIAVVAVVLFPHLWVRIVGVAWVVLMAFSRTYLHAHWLSDTAGGALIGAGAALILAAAFSRLRARDEDRLAMRRARKADAGAAAAS; via the coding sequence ATGGACGCCTCCGCGATCGACGACGTGCTCGACACGCGCCCGCAGCGCTTCCGCGCGACGGTGGGCGTGGTGCTCATCGCCCTCGCGTGCGCGCTGGGCGCGTGGGTGTTCTTCCGCGGGCCCAGTCCCTTCGCGATCGACGTGTGGTGGAACCAGCTCTTCGCGTCCACGCCGTCTCAGCCCCTGCTGGTCTTCGCGATCGCGATGGACGCCGTCGGAGGCCACCTCACCGCGGTGCTGATCGTGCCCGTCCTCGGTGCGCTGGCGCTGTACCTGTCGCGCCGACGCTGGTCGGCGCTGTACTTCCTGACCGCTTCGGTGGGAAGCGCCCTGCTCGTGCAGGTGGTCAAGCACACCTTCGGCCGCGCGCGGCCGGAGGACATCCTCATCGTCAGCGATTACGGATCATTCCCCTCGGGGCATACGGCGAACGCGGCGACGATCGCGGTCGTCGCGGTCGTGCTCTTCCCGCACCTCTGGGTGCGGATCGTCGGTGTCGCCTGGGTCGTGCTCATGGCCTTCAGCCGCACCTACCTGCACGCGCACTGGCTCTCGGACACCGCGGGCGGCGCGCTGATCGGCGCGGGTGCGGCGCTGATCCTGGCGGCGGCGTTCTCGCGACTTCGAGCGCGGGATGAAGACCGGCTCGCGATGCGGCGGGCGCGCAAGGCGGATGCCGGGGCGGCGGCCGCGTCGTAG
- a CDS encoding helicase HerA-like domain-containing protein — protein sequence MSEPGDVPSVSSDESTTADAEVARLRAEAEAAEAELRLARARADLAAAEATAAAARARAAGGPAPVVPPEERDAPAPAPPREAQAAAPAAPVASPAAAPVSAAEPPAPAPPEAPASTEASTSADPAEGPLSAAQVDKIAAGYAATGAALDLGVLVNGGPVASVPVRIPLAMTNRHGLVAGATGTGKTRTLQLLAEQLSENGVPVFAADIKGDLSGLAAEGTPSEKLLARTSALGQDWSARSFPTEFFALGDDVGSGIPVRATVSGFGPLLLSRVLGLNATQESSLGLVFHYADEKGLALVDLSDLRAVLTYLTSDEGKAELKGIGGLSAATAGVILRELVAFAAVGADSFFGEPELDVSVFLRTDAAGAGIVSLLEVPNVAARPELYSTFLMYLLAELYEALPEVGDVDKPKLVFFFDEAHLLFRDASKAFLEAITQTVRLIRSKGVGVFFVTQTPKDVPGDVLAQLGSRVQHALRAFTPDDATALRASVRTYPDSGYDLERVLQELGTGEAIITVMSERGAPTPVAWTRIFAPRASMSPIPAAAMAAAVSASPLFSTYGTPIDRESAREILGARMQAAAEAEAAAERAKKEAADAAEYAKQKAAIDKANAEAQKKAQREYDRILRSTAAPRSRTSAPTVGLDGLLGRGATKSIVNGVIRGLFGNGRRR from the coding sequence ATGAGCGAGCCCGGCGACGTGCCCTCCGTATCCTCCGACGAGTCCACGACGGCCGATGCCGAGGTCGCGCGGCTACGCGCCGAGGCGGAGGCGGCCGAGGCCGAACTGCGACTCGCGCGGGCGCGAGCCGACCTCGCGGCGGCGGAGGCCACCGCGGCGGCGGCGCGGGCTCGAGCGGCCGGGGGTCCGGCGCCGGTGGTGCCGCCGGAGGAGCGCGATGCCCCGGCCCCGGCTCCGCCGCGCGAAGCGCAGGCGGCGGCTCCTGCCGCGCCCGTTGCCTCGCCCGCTGCGGCACCCGTGAGCGCCGCCGAGCCCCCCGCCCCGGCCCCGCCCGAAGCCCCGGCGTCCACCGAAGCCTCGACCTCCGCAGACCCTGCCGAGGGCCCGCTCTCCGCCGCCCAGGTCGACAAGATCGCCGCGGGGTACGCCGCCACCGGAGCCGCCCTCGACTTAGGCGTGCTCGTAAACGGCGGGCCGGTGGCATCCGTCCCCGTCCGCATCCCCCTCGCGATGACCAATCGGCACGGGCTCGTCGCCGGGGCGACGGGCACCGGAAAGACGCGCACGCTGCAACTGCTCGCCGAGCAGCTGTCGGAGAACGGGGTCCCGGTGTTCGCCGCCGACATCAAGGGCGACCTGTCGGGTCTCGCGGCCGAGGGCACCCCGAGCGAGAAGCTCCTCGCGCGTACCTCCGCGCTCGGTCAGGACTGGTCGGCGCGGTCGTTCCCGACCGAGTTCTTCGCCCTCGGCGACGACGTCGGTTCGGGGATTCCGGTGCGGGCGACCGTGTCGGGGTTCGGTCCGCTGCTGCTCAGCCGCGTGCTCGGGCTGAACGCGACGCAGGAGTCCAGCCTGGGTCTCGTCTTCCATTACGCCGACGAGAAGGGGCTGGCGCTCGTCGACCTCTCGGACCTGCGCGCGGTGCTCACCTACCTCACGAGCGACGAGGGCAAGGCCGAGCTCAAGGGGATCGGCGGGCTGTCGGCGGCGACCGCGGGTGTGATCCTGCGCGAGCTTGTCGCCTTCGCGGCCGTGGGCGCCGACAGCTTCTTCGGCGAGCCCGAGCTCGACGTCTCGGTGTTCCTGCGGACGGATGCCGCGGGGGCGGGCATCGTGAGCCTGCTCGAGGTGCCGAACGTGGCGGCGCGGCCCGAGCTGTATTCCACCTTCCTCATGTATCTGCTCGCGGAGCTCTACGAGGCGCTGCCGGAGGTCGGCGACGTCGACAAGCCCAAGCTCGTGTTCTTCTTCGACGAGGCGCACCTGCTGTTCCGCGACGCGTCGAAGGCGTTCCTCGAGGCGATCACGCAGACCGTGCGGTTGATCCGGTCGAAGGGCGTGGGCGTGTTCTTCGTCACGCAGACGCCCAAGGACGTGCCCGGAGACGTCCTCGCCCAGCTCGGCTCGCGCGTGCAGCACGCCCTGCGCGCGTTCACCCCCGACGACGCCACGGCGCTGCGCGCGTCCGTCCGCACGTACCCGGACTCGGGATACGACCTCGAGCGCGTGCTGCAGGAACTCGGGACCGGCGAGGCGATCATCACGGTCATGAGCGAACGGGGAGCCCCCACGCCCGTGGCGTGGACGCGCATCTTCGCCCCGCGCGCCTCGATGTCGCCCATCCCCGCCGCGGCCATGGCGGCGGCGGTGTCGGCATCCCCCCTCTTCTCCACCTACGGCACCCCGATCGACCGTGAGTCGGCGCGCGAGATCCTCGGCGCCCGCATGCAGGCGGCGGCCGAAGCCGAGGCTGCCGCTGAACGCGCGAAGAAGGAGGCCGCCGACGCCGCAGAGTACGCGAAGCAGAAGGCCGCGATCGATAAGGCGAACGCCGAGGCGCAGAAGAAGGCGCAACGCGAGTACGACCGCATCCTGAGGTCGACCGCCGCCCCGCGCAGCCGGACGAGCGCCCCCACCGTGGGCCTCGACGGTCTGCTCGGACGCGGGGCGACCAAGAGCATCGTGAACGGCGTCATCCGCGGACTGTTCGGCAACGGCCGACGCCGCTGA